AATAGCTGCTGAAGCAGCAAGTGCACTAGATGTAGTCAACTTGTTGGATTCCGAGTTCTCATGCTTTTGCATCAATCTATACAACTCCAACGCCTCTTCAGGACGGTTACGTCGAACGCAACCAGATATAATTGCTATCCAAGAAAAGGTATCCCTCTCAGGCATTTTGTCAAACAAATTTCTTGCTTTTTCAAAATCCCCTCCTTTGACATACCCAGAAATCATGGTATTCCAAGAACACAAATCCCTACGAACCATTTCATCAAAGACTTTCTCGGCGTCCACCAGGCTCCCACATTTAGCATACATATCAAGCAAACGATTCGAAAGGAATAATCCAAGTGCGAACCCGGAGGCTTTGATGTGAGCATGGACTTTTTTACCCTCTTCAAGAGCTCGTTGTTTTAGACAAAATTCTACTAAAGTCGTGTATATTGAAGCATAGGGTTTCTCGATGTGATAGAGCAATTTAACCGCCTCTCTTAAACGACTTTGGCCACAGAGAGTGTCTATAGCTTCTTTGAATAGCTTGGCATCACAAAGACGGTTTATGTAGGCATCATTCCCATCAAACAAGATAGTTCTTTTCCCAATATGGATTTCAGAAGGAGTCGTTAAATCTCTAGTTAAGATTCTTCGAGACAAACGTGGAACAACTTTTAGGAGCAGAAATGTCATGATGAAAGCCAGAAAAGAGAAGAATGACTTCACTTCCTCTAGCTTGGAACAATTATAAAGTGAACATTTCGCCAGCGAAATATGTTCATCCTTTTCATATCTCCTTTATACTGCAACCAAAGAGATGAAAAACTTCATCACATAAACTCGTatctaaataaaaaatcatttcAGTTCATCGATTCCCTGCTTCACCTAAATGAAAAACTGgaacttcaaaagaaaaaaccaaccaATCTTCGGGTTAGGGATTATTAAAAGGCCTTTTTTCTTGTTTGGGATTCCTCCACCAAAACCCATCATCCAAGAATCCCCTACCTTGAAATCTGATCAGTGGAAACATTAGGAAAGAGAAATTCTCAGATGGCATCGAACAAACGACACGAGGGataaattttagattaaaaGACATAAGATGAAGAAAACAAAAGTCTCACATGAGAGACTTAACCTCTTTGCCATTGACTGTCAGCACTTGAATCTGAAACTCGACGCCGATTGAGGCCTTGTACTTAACATCATCAATCTCATTCCAACGGAATGGCAAGAGGAACTTCGATTTCCCGATAACAGAGTTGTCGTTCAAAACAAGGTTGAACATGGCCACCATGGTTGTGGTTGGACGCCATTGATGAAGAGGAAGAAGCTTGCAATGAGGAGGGAAGGGAAAGGAAGAAAGCGAttctttcaaaattaatttgatcaaaaccctaaaaaaaggatttTAGCAGTTGATTCGGTTCGGTTCGacttacaaaaagaaaaaaaatgaaaaatattataaCACTTCAAAAGATGCGTTTGGGAGGAAAAGAATCATGGAAGATAAGAGAGAAGAAGATAGAATTATTTGAGAATTAGGATAATTCTAATCTTCATTTATCATAatccttgggccaaacacgaTTAGGTCTAATTTCCTAACCCTTTTTTCCCTAAAACCCCACTCCAAATATATTTTTATGCTACAAAtccaataatatatttttggtccaattaaaataaagaaatacttAAGATAAAGTAGTTAATTAGTGGAATTTAttttcccttttctcttttcccttTTCCTTAAGAAAACTcaattccttttccttttacaAATCTCCATTCCAAAATTCTCTCTTTAAATATTTAGAGAACCCAACAATCATCAATCATCTCTCAACTTAAAAACCTTTGTTAAATCATGAGTTTCGTTCGACAAGTTTGGTATCATAATCTCACCCAAGAATTGGTCATTCTCAACGACCAACTTTTCAAGTTTCCAGTGATTGCGATGGACACTGAGTTCCCTGGCTTTCTCCGATCAACTCTGAGAGGTGCTCCCGAGGAACATTTCTACCAAGATTTGAAGTTCAATCTAAACCATTTGAAAATTCTTCAATTGGGTCTCACTCTGATGGATGAGAACGAGCATGTTGGGTTGTCTTGGGTGTTCACCTTTTCTGATTTTGATGAACAAACAGACTTCTCTAGTCCTACGTCAATCCAATATTTGAAGAACAAGAAAGGGTTTGAATTCAAGAAACAGAGGAAAGATGGAATTCCATCGGCTGAATTTCGACGTGCATTTCTGCCGATCTTTTCTAGCAATCGGATAACCAAATGGATCACATTTCATGGCATTTACGATGTTGCTTATTTGTTGAAGCTAATGATGATCAGAACCATGCCGGAGTCCATGGTGGAATTCGCCATCATAGCTCAACGTCACCTTGGTACAGTCAACGACCTCAAGCACATGATTCGCAATTGTGAATATTTAATGAACGGTGAACTTGGACTTAAGAGACTTGCCGAGTTACTCAATGTGAACGACACTATTTTCAACGGTGGTTCTGATAGTTTGCTGATAGCTTTGGCGTATGCAAAGATGAAGAAGACGCTCAAGTTTTCGTCGGAGATTACTGATGGATTTTTGTATGGTTTTCATTACAGAATTCGAGGATATAGAACCTTTTGCTATCTAATAACATATTACCCAAACTCATTACCTTTCTAAAAGTTTCAACAACCTAACAACCTAAGTATCATATTACCCAAACTCATTGTCTTTCCACAACTTTCATCCCAACCATCTTTCTGTTGTTTTGCTGATTTGCTACTCATTCCAAGTACATTGCTACTTCTCAACAACCCCCGATAAATAAGATGGTGAACTTGAATATACTAATGGATGAAATCGATCGATAATAGTAATTAGTGTACAAGCCGATCACTAAAAAGGGCCACCTCCTTAGCTTTGGATGCAATCACAGTGTGTTAGGATCttaagatttttttattattagataGGAATTTCATTTGGTTTAATATGGGAGAGTGCAAAAACTCTTGAAAATCTATTGATATATAATGTTATCTTTGAgtatcattctttttttcttatgtttttttagtactctctttttttagttatacgttaatttttaaattccatccatttattatttttctactttttagTTTCATCTTATCGAGAGCGACTCAATATATAATCGTGTTAAAAGAGTAGTTATTTTATAAGttgaaatcttaataatatataaagagttttggtatagttttaatatttattacgACAAAAATCAATTTATATCCTAGAATTTTGAGATTTGTATTTGCGTGAAAAATAATCGAGCTACATTTTTTGGAATAAGACTAAAAAATTAGTGGAACTCACATAATTTTCAAACTTGACTAGACTGATCATCAAATTGTTGTTGATGACTTTTCAGGAAAATAGATTGAATTAATGCATAGGgtgaaaaataaaatcttagaCCTTGAAATTGATAGTACAAACACAATTAAACGAGACTTTAATTTTTGTGTTTGAATATACAAACTAATATTCTAAGTTAAATATCTATATTCATTCTatccattttttttatagaaactaaaactaagtaattatttaattaaatgtaAGAGAATAATTAATATTGCAGAGATGAATTAAATTTAGTATTATTCGGTATGTTATTACATTAATGGTTTATTTAATTAGTTCTAATAAAAATAAAggaatatttttattattaacatttatttaatttagtatTAAAACGGTAGTATAATGATGAACTAAATTTGAGATTATTACTCtgaaaaattaatattatttataaaaccaTAGGAGAAGTgttataaatagaaaaaaaaaactatttacaaaatatagcaaaaataaAAACTCCAATAAACCCTAGaaaatttgatagattttgttatgttttgtaaatagtttgaatattttgttattcttaAAAATGTCCCTTTAATGAATAATTATTTTATGCTTAcgttaaaataaaaacaaatttattttctGAGAGAATATTTGAAAACATGGAATGTTATGATCACTATTTTATGATACATATCAATTGAGTAACGTTCccttttattcatttataattatatcatatttaaattttaaaattatgtcATGTCATATTATCTTAGTAAATTATTTGAATGGTAATTAATTTTGTATTGATCAAGAAGGTGTTTGACCTACTAGCTAAAATTAATACATTTAAGTTAGTAAATCTGTGTTTGAAGTGTAGGGTTGTAAAATGTATcgaaaattgtaaaaaatatattaagaTGGAAAACCCTAAAGAAATTGTTTATGCCAACTAAAGAAATTGGTGGGCTAAATGATCCGTAACATAAATACTATTCTCAAAATTTCACGGTGATTCTcgaaacaataaaaaaagatCAATATCAAAACTAGAAAGGAgcctatttttcttttcttttctttttgtattaaCATTCAATAAATTCCTTGGACATTGgtgtaaaaaacaaaaacaaaagaacaaaaaagatcaaaattcaaaattcaaaacgCTTTTCTTTCTTAAGAACGTTGAAAagtaaggattttttttttttgatttattgatttataattttaaaaagaaaaatagttgtttgaaaatagtttatttaatatttatgggACACCTTTGTGCATATATTTTGCTATAAATTATAGACATAATCCTTGAATTTTAAGCCTCAagtatttttaaacaaaattaattaaaaccatAAATTTGAATAATA
This region of Cucumis melo cultivar AY chromosome 7, USDA_Cmelo_AY_1.0, whole genome shotgun sequence genomic DNA includes:
- the LOC103494884 gene encoding putative CCR4-associated factor 1 homolog 8 is translated as MSFVRQVWYHNLTQELVILNDQLFKFPVIAMDTEFPGFLRSTLRGAPEEHFYQDLKFNLNHLKILQLGLTLMDENEHVGLSWVFTFSDFDEQTDFSSPTSIQYLKNKKGFEFKKQRKDGIPSAEFRRAFLPIFSSNRITKWITFHGIYDVAYLLKLMMIRTMPESMVEFAIIAQRHLGTVNDLKHMIRNCEYLMNGELGLKRLAELLNVNDTIFNGGSDSLLIALAYAKMKKTLKFSSEITDGFLYGFHYRIRGYRTFCYLITYYPNSLPF